The region TTCGCGCGAACGTTGGCGGCGCCGCCGCCGAAAATCTCGCCGGGCGCGCGATTCCGGATCGAGCCAGCCGTCACGTTCGACGCATCGCCCGCCGACAACGTGCCGCTGTTGTCGAGCAAACCGCCGACCAGGGTCGTCAGATCACGGCCCGCCAGGATCGCGCCGCTGTTGGTCAGGCCGCCCTGTGTCGTCACGTCGACATCGCCGGCCGACTGGAGCTTGCCGTCGTTGTCGAGCATCCCGGCCACGACGGTCAACCGTTGGCCGCCGTTGATGTCGCCCTGACGATTGAGCACCGTGTTCGCCGCAACCAAGGCAATCGCCCCCTTCGACTGGATGCTGCCCGACGTGTTGTCGATGAGCGGCGCGGTCAGTTTCGCCTCCTTGTCGCCACGAATCGCGCCGGCGGCATTGTCGATCGCATGCCTTGCATCGAGGACGACGCTTGCGCCTTCCATCCCCGCAGGGAGGCCCGGCACGCCTGCCGTGTCCGGCACCGTCGCACCGGCGGTCTGCGCATTGCGGATCGTATCGCCCGTCACCGCCAGCGCGCCGCTCGCGTGCATCGCCCCGCGCGTGTTGTCGACGGTCGCACCGGACACGGCGACATCGCCGTTGCCGCCGATCTGCCCTGCCACGTTCGACACCACGCCGTCGCTTCGCACGGCCAATGCCCCGTCCGCCACGAGCGAGCCCGCATCATTGCTGATCGACACCGCGCGGATGCTTGCCGCGCCGCTCGATGAAATCGCGCCGCCGGTATTGCTCAACATCCCCGTGGCCAGCGCGGCGCCGTGGCCGAGGATCCGGCCGCCCGCGGCCTGCCCCGCCAGGGCTCGATTGTCGAACGCCTGACCGTGCGTCTCGATGTCAACCGCACCCGTCGCCTGCGCCAACCCGGACCGGTTGTCGAATGCGCCCGAACGGCTTGTCAGCGACGCGCTCGCCGTCACGTTGCCGAGCGCGTTGTCGATTGCGCCCTGTCCCGATGCAAGCGTGACGTTCGCCCCCGTGATCGTACCGCCCGTGTTCTGCAAGCCCGCATTGGCCAGGCGGGTGTCACCCGATGCCAGCAGCTTGCCGCCGGCGTTGTCAGTCATGCCCGACGTCATGACCGACAATGCGCCCGAAACAGAGCCCATGGTGCCGTCGCGGTTCGAGACGCTCTGCGCGGCCACCGTCGTGCCGCGAGTCGCCGCAATCGTCCCGTGGGCGTTCGTCAAGGCCCCTGCCACGGCAAGCTCCGCACTATCCGCCGAAATCGTGCCTTGCGTGTTGTCGAGCGTACCGGTCTGTGCGTTCAATGCGCCGGCTGCGCTCACCGTGCCCTGCATATTGTCGAACGCCTGCGAGGCCGCCAGGTTCATAGCGCCGGCGGACGTGCCGATCTGGCCGCCACGATTGCTCAGCGTGGCGGCGCTCGCCGACAGCCCGGTTGCCCCCGCCAGCTTGCCGCCTGCGTTCGACACCATACGGCTCGCGGCCATCGACAGCGCATCCGACGACGAACCGATCTGGCCGTTCGCATTGACGACGTCCCCCGCCCGGATGTGCACACCGCGCTCGGCCGTCATACCGCCGTTCGAGTTGTCGATGAGGTCGCTCGCGACCCTGAGCGCATTGGCCGATCTCACCGTCCCGCCGATGTTCGTCATGGCTTGCGTTGCGCGCAGCAACGTGTCGCCTGCGGCCGAGCCGATCGTGCCCGACGCGTTCTCGATGCGACTTGCCGTCAGCGACAGGCCGTCACCACCGACGATCGCGCCGGCCTGATTCGAGACGGTGCCCGCCGCCGTGATGCGCAAGCCATCGGTCGTACCGATCCGGCCGTCGGAATTCACGACGTCGGCTGCATCGATCCGCGTCGCGTGCGCGCTGATCGTCCCCGCCGAGTTATCGAGAAGCGCCGTCCGGATTGACAGATCATGGCCGGCTGCGATCCTGCCGTTCTCGTTGCTCATCGATCGCGTGACGTCGAGCGCGGTATCGCCCGCCACGGAGCCGATCTGCCCCTGCGCATTGGATACCGTGCCTGCGGCCAGCGCGAGACCACTGCCGCCGGCGATCTTCCCGTGGCGATTCGACACGCCCTCGGCCGCCGTCAGCACCAATCCGCCCGTCGTTGTACCGATCTCGCCTGCCACATTCGTGAGGTCGAGTGCGGCAATCTGCGCCGTGCGCGCAGACAATTTCCCTTCGGTGTTGTCGAGCGCGCCGCTCGAGTTCAACGACAGCGCGTCCGCCGCCAACACGCCTGATCGGTTCGAAACCGCTTTCGCGGCCACGTTTGCCAGCGTGGGCGAACTGATGACGCCCGCGTCGTTCACCAGTTGACCGGCGTTCAGCGTCAGATTCTGGCCGCGCATCGTGCCGGCCAGATTCGACAACGTGCCCGGCGCCGTCACATTGAGCGCGCTGGCGGCATTCACTGTTCCATGGTCGAGCGAGACATCGTTCGCGAGCAGATTGACGTTGTCGCCGGCGGCCAACGTGCCGCTGCTCGACACCTTGGACCCACGCACCGTGATGGAACCTCCGCCGACCAGGTCGCCGATCGCATCGGCGCCGGCGTAGATCTGGCCGCTGTTGTCGATCGAAGCCGCGGCGGTCAGGTTCGTGTTGCCTCCCGACGAAATCGTTCCGGCATTCGACAGCGCCTGAAACGCATCCAGATCCGTGGCCCGGGTGCTGACCAGCGTGCCCTGCTGAACGATATCGGCAGCGTCTATCCGGATGTTCGCGGCTGACTGAAGACGCGCGCTCGGCGCAATCGTCACCTCGCCGTTGTTCGAGACGATAAGATCGCCGGTCAGCGACGTGATGGAGCCCGCATCCCGCACGCCCACGCCGGCCTCGGTGCCGATCAGCCTGACGCTGTTCCCGAACATGCTGCCCAGCGCCCGGACGTCGATCGCCACGCTCGGCGCCGCCCCCGTACCCGCCTGAGCCTGTACGGCGTGATCCGCATAACCGACCCGATTCGCCCCCGCCACCGCGTCGATGGAATCGGCCCACACCTGCCCGTTGATCGTCATCGCGCGCGCAATCAGATCGATCGCGCTGTCGCGTGCGTCGAGGCCGGCGCCGTCGATGCCGATATGCCCCTGCGTGACGTTGAAGCCGGCCAATGTGCCGTCGGGATTGAAGGTCGTCATGCCGGTCGCGAGCGTCACGCGCGGAACATTCAGGAATCCGCAACCGGCGCACGTGATCCCCGCCGGGTTCGCGATCACGAGATTCGCCTGCCTGCCCGCGATCTCGGTCGGCCCGAGGAGCCGACTGGGATGGCCCGACGTGACCTGGTTGACGATCACGCGCGCGGCCTGGTTGCCGAGGAACGGGTTGCCCTGCACCCAGCCGGCGAGTTGCGTCTGCGCATTCCGGCCGCTGTTGACCAACACCGCCCCCTTCGTTCCGACGTTGTATTGCGTGAAGTTGTTCAGCGACACGCCGTTGGTCGGCACGGTGATATTGACGAGCGGCACACCCGACGTCGATACGCCGACGACCGGATGCGTCGGCCCGCTGCGGTCGGGCGTGATCGGCAAGGTGGCCTGGGCTTGAACCACGAGCGCCTGCATGCCGAACGCACAGAGCGCGGCAAAAACCGTCGCGCGCGCCGCGAACCAGATCGAGATTCCGGAATCCGCCGACACCGATCGAGCGACCCGGCGCACCCGGGTGCATTCGCCGCCCCCATGCGCCGCTGCATGTTCGTCGACCGCCACCCGCATGCCGCGCACGGTACTGAACACCAAACGAAAGATTCCGGAATTCATGATCGTTTTGCTCTCGAATACGATTCAAGTCGGCCGCATCGTTTCGTCCGGATACGGCCGACCTCGTTCAGGCGTTACTTGCAGCTCAGGACCGCCAGACCGTTCACATTGCCCGTCGTCGTAGCCGGGAAGCCGTACGACACGACGAGATACGGCTGCTTCGGGTCACTGCCCATGACCGTACTCATCAGGCTCGTTTTCGACGGCGACCTCAGTGCCACCCCGCCCAACGAGGCGCTGGCGTCGAACGACTGGTTCTGGTCGCCGCCGATCGAGTACTGCAGATTCAACGCATAGTCGACGACGTCGCGGCCGAACGCGTCCTTGCCGTTCGTCAGCACCGCGGTGGCGCCATTCACCTTGCCCGGAGCTGTGTTGCCGTCCGCCGATGTCGGACGGGTGGCGAACGCGAGCGAACACTGCATCTGCGCGGCCAAGGGGACCTCGAGCACGACGGGCGCACCGACCGCCCAGGCCTGCCCCTGATTGGCGTTGTAGCTCTCGCCCGCCGAGTCGGCGCCGTCGGCCCAGCGACCGATCGCGATGTCGCCATTGCCTGCGAGATCCGTCACGACACCTTTCGTCAGGGTCTTGATCTCACCCGATGAGAGAAAAGGAATCGCAACGTAGGCGCCGGGCGCCTGCTCCGTGAGCGTCGATGCCGGCTGCGACAGCGAACCGAAGGCGTATTTCCCGTTCGGCATCTGGCCGCCGTTCCATCCTGCGGGCGGCATCAGCACGCGAACCGTCGCATGCTGACTCGACAGAGACTGGGACTGCCCCTCCACCCGGATCGCCGCCGTCGACGAACCGCCGCCCGGCGATGTCCCGCCCGTCGACGCGCCGCCGGCTGCGGGTGGGCTGCCGTCATCATCGTCACCGCCGCCGCAAGCGCTCAGCGCCAGTGCGGCTACCACCGCGGACGTCACCGTCACGATTTGCAAAAGTCGACGCTTTTCACACACGTGTTGCATAGTTCTTCCTTCCTCTAGTTGAGCCATCAACAAAACACCGAGCCGCCAAGCCTGGTTCAGCCTGGCTCGGCGCTACCGCTTAGAACAACGTACTGATCTGAAACAACAGCGTCGGCGAGCTCGCCTTGAAGCCTTCCGGCTTCGACAACGGGAAACCGAGCGAGACGTCGTAGTTCAGCGCCGCGCCGACGGCGTTCTTCGGCGCGAGATTGCCGCGCACGCCGACGACGGCGCCGACGAGCGTCTCGCCGAGCAGGTATTGCGTGGCGGGCCCGCGCACCCGGCCGGCGTCGACGCCGCCGTAGAGCGCCTGCGTGCCGACAGGCGTCGGCACATACCAGTCGAACTCGTTGGAAATCGCCCAGCCGCTCTCGGCGGCGAGCGTCAGCTGTTGATCGAATCCGCGCACGGCATAGCGCGTGCCGATCGTGAAATAGTCGGAAGGCGTCAGCGGCGTACGCGCGTGCTGCATGTTCCAGCCGAACTGGTACGAGAACGTCTGCTTGCCGAGCTTGAAGGGAACCTGGGCATTGAGGCTCGCCAGCTCGATCTGCGTCTTGCCGTCGAAGTCCGGCGCGCCCACCACCGTGCCGGGATTGCTGGACAGCCCCGCCAGCGATGCGCGCCAGGCGAGCGAGCCGGCGAGCACGACGTCGCCGAGGTACCGGCGGTGCGACAGTCCCAGTTCGTAGCCGATGAGGTCGCGATGCTGGACGGGAAGATCCACGCCGTCGATCGAATTGCGGCTGATCTTGCGGAAGAGATGGCCGTGGATCTCCGTGCGCGCGTGCGCGCTCCGATGAATCACGCCGGACAGGCCTGCCTGGAGTTGGGATTGAACGCCGCTGTACTCGATCGGCTCGTCGAAGCCCGCGACGGTCTGCAGGTAGCGGGAGCGGCTCGCGTTCAAGGTCAGCATCGCGTAGCCGATCGGCACGCCGTAGTTGGCGGACACCGACTGGTTGCCCTGGTCCGACGCATCGAAGTTCGCATTCGTCGTGCCCGCGATTTGCAGCTGGTCGTAGAGGTGCAGCGGCGAATCGAACGTGAACGAGCCGGACAGCTGGTATCTGCCCGTCGAGTCGAGGCCGGCGTTGTCCGCACCGAAGATGGCGTGCCAGCGCTTGCCGGCTCCGGGATGCAGGATGATTTTGGAATCGCCGGGATGCATGCCCGGCGCGATGTCGAACGTGGCGTCGGACTGCGATTGGAGGCGGCGCAGGTTCTCCAGCCCTTGATCGATGTCGCGCTGATTCAAGAGCGCGCCGCCGGAGGTCGGCAGCGCCGCGCGCAACCAGCCGATCGCGGGCTGATCGGCGCGCACGCCGCTGATGCGCCCCGGGACGACACGCAGCGTCAGCGTGCCCGATTGCAGCGTTTGAGGCGGCACGAGTACGCGGGTGGTCACGTAGCCGCGCTCGATCAGCGCGTTGTTCGCGGCGTCCTGAATGTGCTTGAGCGCGGTCTTGCCGACGCATTGCCCCGCGATCGGCTGGAGAAAACGCGGAAGCCAACCGAATGCGTTGTCCTCCAGCACGATCTCCCTGATCGGGAAACAGGGATCGTCGAGCGGCAGGCCAGTGACGCGAACCTCCGGCGACGCCTCGCCGGTCGGCGTCAGGACGTTCGTGCGCGGATTCAGCTCCTTGGTGGCGTCAAGTTGCTGTTGCTGCAAACGTTGGATTTGCGGGCCAGACGTGATTTCAGACGGCGGAGCGCCCTGCGCCCACGCGGAAACATTCGCCAATGCTGAAATCAACGCTGCCGAGGCTTCTCGATTTTTCACTTTTTCGCGGCGCAATGATTGGTCTCTCACGCCGCAATCTAGCGAAATATTTGTTACAAAAATGTCAACATTTAAATGAGATAAGACATGCCGTACGCATTGCCTGCATCCATCTCTCTATTTCTGGTTCATTTAGACCAAGCTCAGGCCAAGAACAGCACTGTCACGAAAGAATTTTTTACCATTTGATATCAAGTCGGATATCTCAAATCATCATTTTAAATATAGTGATGAATCGAATTTTTTATCAAACCGGATACGGCATTCAAGTGCTATCTCCACGTTGACTTTTTATTTCCCGGCGACTTCCAGGAATCTTCTTAATCAACGCGACCAGCTAAAATCTCGCCTCTTCGTGTACAACCTTATTTTGATATACCGAGATCATCCAACCCAGCCCCATGACATGTTGGATCAATCCTTATTTCTTGACATCGAAATAGTACGAACAATCCGATTTCATGACATCGCGATAGTAATTCGCATGCGCCAAGCAACGTTGCCAATTTCCAACAAAAAATATCTTTGTTCTATTGTCCTCACGGACTCATTGACCGGTTGCCGGACGAGGAGACTCGTCGCTGAATGGCAGGGATATGGGTGGCAGACACGTCCGGTGCAATCGAATACATCGATAGCCCTTCATCGCACACCCAGTCAGTGCGTCGACTCACGCGCTTTTTCAGCGTGCCAAGAGCCGACACCTCCCAATCGTCACTGCGTCGGCTCAGGTCGCGGGTTCCGCTTTCCGGCCTGAGTACCGATTGAGAGCGTCCCCGGCATATCGGCTCCGCCTCGCTCGCCATGACGTGCCCTGCCCGATGTCTCCAACGCGACGAGGAGAGCGTCCGGCCATCGCCGCGCCGCCTGCCGGTCCCTGCGCGCGACAACGAACGGCCGGCCCCAGGCGGCTTCAAATAGGTCAATTTCTGATTGGATGTGCCGGCCTCGAACCAAGCTGGGTAGTCAGGAACCCGAAGTGGACGCCGGCAAGCCTGAAGCCCGGCCGACCGCATCAACCTGACCGCGAATTCGCGCCTCACCGCTCGCCATTCGCACATCGAGCCGGATATGCGCCTTGTCGAACGATGCAAACCAGCCGGCCATGTTCTTGCACGCATTTGTTGTGCGCACGGGCGAGGCAATCGCCAGAACCACTCTGCGCGATCCCGAACCAACAGATGGCCCGGATCGCCGGTACGCCATGCCGCCCCCCGAACCGGGCGGACATCGCGTCGAGTCCTTCGCGAAATAGCCGAACGCCGCGGGCCACGAGCCCGACCCAGATGCGCGCCCGCCGACAAGCCGCAATGGGCCGAAAAAGAAAAAGCCCCGCAAGTCCGAAAACTTGCGGGGCTTTGTCACCGCCTATTGGCGGAGACGGAGGGATTCGAACCCTCGATCCAGGTTTTGGCCCAGATGCTCCCTTAGCAGGGGAGTGCCTTCGACCTCTCGGCCACGTCTCCCAAACCTTCGCTCGCACCAGGGAGGTAGTGCGACGAAGCCAAGATAATATAGGGTTCTGAACGAGTCGTCAATTTCCGCGACGCATTTTCTTTCGATGCGTCACGGAAGGTTCATCAGGCCTGATCGAGTTCGAACGCCTTGTGCAGCGCTCGGACGGCCAGCTCCATGTACTTCTCGTCGATCAGCACCGAGATCTTGATCTCCGACGTCGAGATCATCTGGATGTTGATGCCCTCTTCCGACAGCGTGCGGAACATCGTGCTCGCCACGCCGACGTGCGAGCGCATGCCCACGCCGACCACCGACACCTTCGACACCTTCGGGTCGCCCAGCACCTGCTCGGCGTTCACATGCCCCTTCACCTGGTTGGTGAGGATGTCCATCGCCTTCTGGTAGTCGCCGCGGCCGACCGTGAACGTGAAGTCGGTCTTGCCCTGCACGCTCTGGTTCTGGATGATCATGTCGATGTCGATGTTCGCATCGGCCACCGGGCCCAGGATCTGGTAGGCGATGCCCGGCTTGTCGGGCACACCCATCACGCCGATACGGGCTTCGTCGCGCTGGAACGCAATGCCGGAAATGACAGCCTTTTCCATGGTCTCGTCTTCTTCAAAAGTAATCAGGGTACCCGAGCGCATTTCGTCATCGAGCGGGATCTGCGGATCCGTCAAGCTCGACAGCACGCGCGTCTTCACTTGGTATTTGCCGGCGAACTCGACCGAGCGGATCTGCAGGACCTTCGAGCCCAGGCTCGCCATCTCCAGCATCTCTTCGAAGGTCACGCGGTCGAGCCGGCGCGCCTCTTCGACCACGCGCGGATCGGTCGTGTAAACGCCGTCGACGTCGGTATAGATCAGGCATTCGGCCGCATCCAGCGCCGCCGCCACCGCCACCGCCGAGGTGTCCGAGCCGCCGCGGCCGAGCGTCGTGATGTGACCTTGCGGATCGACGCCCTGGAAGCCCGTGATGATCACCACCTTGCCCGCGTCGAGGTCGCGCCGCACGCGTGCGTCGTCGATCGAATCGATGCGTGCCTTCGTGAACGCGCTGTCGGTCTTGATCGGCACCTGCCAGCCGGCGTAGCTCACCGCCTCGACGCCGATGTCCTGCAGCGCGATCGACAGCAGGCCGACGCTGACCTGTTCGCCCGTCGACGCAATCATGTCGAGCTCGCGCGGGCTCGGCTGGCTCGAGATCTCTTTCGCGAGACCGAGCAGACGGTTCGTTTCGCCGGACATCGCGGACGGCACGACCACCATCTGGTGCCCTGCCTGATGCCATTTTGCGACGCGTTTCGCGACGTTCTTGATGCGCTCGACCGAGCCCATCG is a window of Burkholderia sp. FERM BP-3421 DNA encoding:
- a CDS encoding aspartate kinase; translation: MALIVHKYGGTSMGSVERIKNVAKRVAKWHQAGHQMVVVPSAMSGETNRLLGLAKEISSQPSPRELDMIASTGEQVSVGLLSIALQDIGVEAVSYAGWQVPIKTDSAFTKARIDSIDDARVRRDLDAGKVVIITGFQGVDPQGHITTLGRGGSDTSAVAVAAALDAAECLIYTDVDGVYTTDPRVVEEARRLDRVTFEEMLEMASLGSKVLQIRSVEFAGKYQVKTRVLSSLTDPQIPLDDEMRSGTLITFEEDETMEKAVISGIAFQRDEARIGVMGVPDKPGIAYQILGPVADANIDIDMIIQNQSVQGKTDFTFTVGRGDYQKAMDILTNQVKGHVNAEQVLGDPKVSKVSVVGVGMRSHVGVASTMFRTLSEEGINIQMISTSEIKISVLIDEKYMELAVRALHKAFELDQA
- a CDS encoding ShlB/FhaC/HecB family hemolysin secretion/activation protein codes for the protein MKNREASAALISALANVSAWAQGAPPSEITSGPQIQRLQQQQLDATKELNPRTNVLTPTGEASPEVRVTGLPLDDPCFPIREIVLEDNAFGWLPRFLQPIAGQCVGKTALKHIQDAANNALIERGYVTTRVLVPPQTLQSGTLTLRVVPGRISGVRADQPAIGWLRAALPTSGGALLNQRDIDQGLENLRRLQSQSDATFDIAPGMHPGDSKIILHPGAGKRWHAIFGADNAGLDSTGRYQLSGSFTFDSPLHLYDQLQIAGTTNANFDASDQGNQSVSANYGVPIGYAMLTLNASRSRYLQTVAGFDEPIEYSGVQSQLQAGLSGVIHRSAHARTEIHGHLFRKISRNSIDGVDLPVQHRDLIGYELGLSHRRYLGDVVLAGSLAWRASLAGLSSNPGTVVGAPDFDGKTQIELASLNAQVPFKLGKQTFSYQFGWNMQHARTPLTPSDYFTIGTRYAVRGFDQQLTLAAESGWAISNEFDWYVPTPVGTQALYGGVDAGRVRGPATQYLLGETLVGAVVGVRGNLAPKNAVGAALNYDVSLGFPLSKPEGFKASSPTLLFQISTLF